The window TTTAGCCTTTGTagacttgcatatgaaaatgccGAAATTTCACATTATAGCTCGACGACACGAAATTGAAAGCAATAgactaaacaataaaaaaaaaacataaagacAAGGTAAATTGAGGGTATTTGGACATGCGACCATAGACAAACACGCCCTGGATAAGCATGTCTGTGACACCATGCATGTGTCTTTTACTGGTTTGTAAATATGTTTGAAGAATTTTGAGATTTAAAACAATTTCTCACCCACACACACACTTCCTTTTACTTGGATGAAAGAAATTTAGAATAGAAAGGGAGGAAAAACGAGAAGAGAATAATTGGGGTTGTGTCTTGTTTGTCAAGGCGAGCAAAAGGATCGGAGCGAAGACCCTGTTGGCCTCTCACCACCCACCGGACGCTTCTTTGACATTTAATTCCTCCAAAGTCCAAACCTTTCCCCTAAAATATCTCACCTCCATatcaattttcttcttctccaattTCTCAGTTTTATCCCTACCATTCCCATATTTAATCGATCTTCATTTGCCTCAGAGTATCATTCAATTCATTCACAATCTTCATATTCTTCTTcccattttcatcaattttccTCATATTTATTCCATTTCACTCCTTTTCCTCTAGCCTTTTATCCTAACTATGATATTTTCCAGGCTCAGCCGCTCTCTCCCGCgttcttctcgctcccatgtaagtactttttttcttttaaatctcttttttgtGTTTTTCCCCTTTTGATGATGTTCTTTTTGGAGGGAAGTTgtgatttttttcatttattttgtaGAATTTGTTGTATGGTGGAGGGCGGTCGGCGATTAAGAGCATCAATGAACCGATTTTCGCTGCCCCACGAATTGATTCTTGTATGGCAGAGAGAGAAGGGTTGTTAGGGTTTTTTAGAGGCTATTTTGCGTTTGTTGGGTCTCGTACCAAATTTATTCCTAAAGAAACTTTGTCCGACTTGAATTTCCTCATCGCGAATCCTAAACTCCGGCGTTTCTTTTCCAGCGAAGCCCCGAAGAAGAAAAGTAAGGAATTTTTACCCTTCTTCTGGTTATGGTTTGCGATCATTTTCACGGATGTTGTAATGTCCTCATTTTACATGCGTTTTCGATAATGGTGTGGATTCTAGTTTTGATGTGAATTTGTTGCTACGTTTTTGCAGATTACCAGAACTtctatcccaaagaaaagaaagaaattccTAAAGGGAATGAGCAAAAATCCGAGTCTAAAGGTTAAATTTTTCCCTTGTTTTAGCTGCAATCAAGGCTTTGCATTTTTGCATTCCATTCTCTTTTTTATTGATTCTAGACTGTGAACATGGGTTTCACGAGATCCAATTAGTGATAGCTAGAGTAAGATGAATCGAAGTGGACTGTTTTGTCTATTTCCGGTGTATTAGTTTGGAGATTACTTAAGTTTATGATTCTGATTGATTTCTTGTTTATCCACCTGTCTTGGTATCTCTACGATGTTCTGGTTCATAATCTCGCAATATAGAACTTGGACGTGTCCATGTCATTGTGCTATTGGAAGAGTTACATTCGTTCTTAAGCATGCTTTATTTTGGGTTGTCTTTCTTCCCTGCATCTGCCCTACTAGTTTCTCTTTTTAGTTATTGCgtcttgttttattttgtttgtcAGAGCAATATTCTTTTCTTGGTTTCAGTTTGTGCATAGGTTTACATTTTTGTTTGACTGAGCAACTGGTGCTGAGATAAGGATGAATATTCGTACCAGTATAAACGGCTTCTGGTGATTGGTATTTGCTTCAATAAAAACTATCCTGAGCTGATTGtcttttttattcctttttgtTGATGGAGAATGCCAAAATAGTAGAAACATTGTCAGGTTCACTCTCGTGCAGTGCTCACAATAAACATAggaaatttataatatattagGTTAGAGTACCATTGGGGCAGATCTGAAGGCATCACCATTCATGCAATGTTTGGCTCAGAAGTTTTCcgcatttttatttttctgcTTCTTGTTCTCAGGCGACTCAAATACGGAAGATCAAGGGAGTTTTCAGGAAGCATTCATAAAGCAATTTCAGAACTTAGTCACCCCGCTAATAGTTATTGGTCTTCTGTTTTCCTCCTTTTCTTTTGGCCCTCGTGAACAACAACAGGTATTACTTATTGTGGAGGGTTGTTTCCACTATAACTTCTTACTGGTTTCATTGTCATGGAGTtgtttttaaggaaaaaatgaaGCCTgctcttatttcattttacaTGTGCACCCCATATGAAAAGATGACTGGAAATTTCTTACATGTTATAAGGTTTTTTAAACCCTTTGTGTCACAAGTTTTATGAATGCTAGGGAAATGTTATTTATTTGTCTTTTCGTTTCCATGCCCCCTGCCCCAAAATTTTCTTATCCAAATGTTGTCTACTCATTGATCCCTTTCCCTTCCTTCCCTTCGGTTGCCTTACCTAATTTTACCTTTGACAGCTTGATTCATGATCCAGTAAGTATTTGGAATTTTTGTCTCTGCAGATTAGTTTCCAGGAGTTTAAAAACAAGTATTTGGAACCTGGTCTTGTAGACCATATTGTTGTTTCTAATAAATCAGTTGCAAAAGTATTTGTGAGAAGTTCTCCTAGAAATCAAACAAGTGAGGTTGTCCAAGGTTCTTCAAGTGGTGCTGCCACTAAGGGACACGAGGCCCAATACAAATGCTTCTTCAACATTGGAAGTATTGATTTATTTGAGGAGAAGTTGGAGGAAGCTCAAGAGGCATTGAATATTGACCCTCGTGATTTTGTTCCTGTCACATATGTCTCTGAAATGGTCTGGTATCAAGAATTCCTCAGATTTGTCCCAACACTGTTGATTTTAGGGACCATCTTTTTTATGGGCCGTCAAATGCGAAGAGAACTAGGCGTTGGGGGTGGAGGTGGTGGGAGGGGTGGTCGAGGAATATTCAATATAGGAAAACCTCATATCACAAAAGTGGATAAGAATGCTAAGAATAAGGTATATACATATACATCAATCTTCAATATTTGTCTTTAAATAATGCGGGGATCCACATTGGTTACCTCCTTGATATCTCTTTTGTACTATAATGTCATTGTCTATTTTCCCTCTCTTTCAGATCTACTTCAAAGATGTTGCTGGTTGTGATGAGGCAAAACAGGAAATCATGGAGTTTGTACACTTCCTGAAGAATCCTAGAAAATACGAGGAATTGGGGGCTAAGATTCCAAAGGGCGCACTTTTGGTTGGACCTCCTGGCACTGGAAAGACCTTACTGGCAAAAGCAACTGCTGGTGAATCAGGTGTGCCTTTCATGTCTATATCTGGTTCAGATTTCATGGAGATGTTTGTCGGTGTTGGACCATCAAGGGTTAGAAACTTGTTTCAAGAAGCCAGGCAGTGTGCTCCTAGTATAATTTTTATTGATGAGATTGATGCGATTGGTCGAGCCAGAGGACGCGGAGGTTTCTCAGGTTCTAATGATGAGCGTGAAAGTACTCTAAATCAATTGTTGGTTGAGATGGATGGCTTTGGGACTACTTCTGGTGTTGTTGTACTTGCTGGAACTAACAGACCTGATATTTTAGACAAAGCTTTATTGAGACCTGGTCGATTTGATCGTCAAATTTCAATTGACAAGCCCGATATTAATGGTAGAGAGCAAATCTTTCAAATCTACTTAAAAAAGATCAAACTCGACCATGAGCCATCATATTATTCTCAAAGGTTGGCAGCATTGACTCCTGGATTTGCTGGAGCTGACATTGCAAATGTCTGTAATGAAGCTGCCTTGATTGCTGCAAGGAGTGAGGGCACGCAGGTCAAGATGGAAGATTTTGAAGCAGCTATTGATAGAGTAATTGGTGGTTTGGAGAAGAAGAACAAGGTAAGTAATTGACATCCGATGCTACACAATTTGTCCCTTTTTGATTTGCTATTCCTACATAGATTAGATAGAGGGAAAAGGAGGGTGCTGCAAGGCATGAGGTCATGCCGTGTAAGATTGAAGATTTTAGAAACAGCCATTTATGGAGTGTAGGTTGTATGTAAAAAAAACAAAGcactaaattattttattttattattattattttttgggCGGGGGCTTCTTCAGAAATACTTCTGGCATTTCTAGAGCTAAGATATCTGCTTTTCGAATAAGTATTCTTAAGTTGCATCGATCTCCATCGTCCATATTCTACAAAGTTGCTTTAGAGGAAAACCCATAGGAGTGATATAGTTAATTGTTAACTCGTTAATATAGGGAATTCGGAAGCTATGATTTTCTTTACTATCAATTTGTGATTGGATGGTATTGTAACTCCAGCATATTTCTTGTTCGCTTTTCAATATGAAATGTTTCTGTTTACTGAGCAGGTGATAAGCAAGTTGGAGCGCAGAACTGTTGCGTATCATGAATCAGGTCATGCTGTTTCTGGCTGGTTTTTGGAGCATGCTGAACCTTTGTTGAAAGTAACAATTGTTCCTCGCGGTACTGCAGCTTTAGGGTTTGCACAGTATGTTCCCAATGAAAATCTTCTCATGACCAAGGAACAACTATTTGATATGACATGCATGACCCTCGGTGGCCGTGCTGCCGAACAGGTAAAGTTGTACATATAGCTTTTATGGTTTAAGTTTACTGACATCTTTACTTATGTCCTGGACGCGATTGAAGTAACTTGTTTGAAAATAATGCATATAAGTCCATGTGAAGGTGTTTGGTTTCGGTTGACTGATGTGAGAAAGCTGGAAAGTGTTCGAATATGGTGTTGAAAACTAACAATTTGTTTGGTTTTATGATTGGTTTTACTGCTGAATTATGattcaaaaaataaaaggaaaggaagaaaacgTACAGAGACATAGATCAGTAAATTGAAGGTCACTGTATGAGCATCGTGGGATTCtgttaccttttttttttacaagaaACGAGGATATTGTTACCTGTTGTTAATGGATGCAAGAATGTTCTAAGATCATAAGCCAAAGGGCAAAGGGTGCTCTTACGACTAGTAATtccttttaaattttgtttttccttcTCCAATGTGGACTCAGCGCCCTCAAGAAGTTCTGGGTTCAGTAATAAATGGCAAACTTTGTGTTTGTTTCATTAGTGGCTGCTTGGCTGTGCTGCTGatgaactatattttgtttgATACAGGTTTTAATAGGTAAAATCTCAACTGGAGCTCAAAATGACTTGGAGAAAGTCACAAAGATGACCTATGCTCAAGTAGCGGTTTATGGGTTTAGCGATAAAGTGGGCCTACTTTCATTTCCTCCAAGAGAGGACTCTTTTGAAATGTCGAAACCCTACAGTAGCAAGACTGCTGCAATAATCGACAGCGAAGTGCGAGAATGGGTCGGGAAAGCATATGAGCGAACAGTCAAGCTGATAGAGGAACACAAAGAACAAGTGGCTCAAATTGCAGAATTGTTGCTTGAAAAGGAAGTTCTTCACCAAGAAGACTTGGTACGGGTCTTGGGCGAGCGACCATTTAAACCGAGTGAAGTTACAAACTATGACAGATTCAAGCAAGGTTTTGTAGAAGCAGATGAGAAAAGTGTGGAAACCCCCCCGGTTGAAGCAGCTGATGATGATGGTTCTTCACCTTTAGAACCACAAGTTGTACCCACATAAACTTTGGGAGCAGTAGTTTGTACattaagttaatttttttttccttctttttgttCTTCATTGTTGCAAATTGATAGatttagctttttatgatttttaatagcaaaatattataaaagtTAATACTCTGTTGGATAGAGTAGTGGTGCTTTACTTAATTACTAATTCAACCAGAagtattaatttaaaataaaaaagaataaataacactacgtaaacattttttttcctcaatGAATGAAAAGCAGATTATTAAAGTGAGTCGAACATTAAGCGGCGTTTGGCCTTAGGATTATGATGGTGTGGAGTCGGTTAACCCACCCTATGTTTGGGAAAGGATTATAAAAAACCTAGGATTAGATTTTTCATaatccttcttttctttctttttcaccaTTTCAACCTCACTCTTTCCCCACTTTTCTTcaaacatatattatcataatcTTTTTTCTGAACGTTTATTATTATAATGCTAGGATTATTATAACAATAGGATTATCATTAGGCTAACCGTTCCATGAATAACACTTTCTCTCAAACGACTCATAAAAGACATTGGTATGAATTCAAGTTGGTCTAGTCAAAAAATTGAACCTATCGGAACCCAagtattaacttttttttctttccaatgGTAAGACTATTAACCATAACTTGAAAAGTGGCTATGGAGATTGGGCCATcgcttatttttatttatttagttagttGGGTGGTAAATTCAGTTCATATTAACTAATATAAGGTAGATTTAATTTGTGACACTAATATtggtttaaattaattaatctaaaaAATCATACTTTAAGATGTCATATATGGCATTGGTAGAATCAGTATGGTATAGCTAAGAGAATTTCCACTAGGATCATATAggatttttatatttattattaaattaagaaGAGTGAGTTTCAGAATAAGGTTAGTTGGGAATAAATTATTGGGGGTGACATATGAAAACGGCTTTGTTTTTCCTGTTTTTAGATAGTCTACTAATTTTTATCTCTTTTGATAAGCGGCTGCGGACTCCGTCGTGCATTAAAATAGTGTGGACTTTGACATCAAATTAAAGCCCAATTGACATGGATTAGACTAAGAAAATTTTGTTGGGTTGGGTTTACGCTGTAGGAGGTGAAATAAGTTTGGTTGGTTCATTTTGATTTCTTCGATAATTTTCGTATTGGGTTTAGGCTAGATTTGAAGTTGTAATAGTTttcaaaataattgattttataaaatcaactataaaataaagcaaatatTTTGAGTCATGTCTAAATAAATGAAcctttttaaaaagataaaaaataaacacTTGAGACTGGGCATAGaaatatttatatcatttggAGTCAAATGCGAGAGGGGTTCTTTTGCAATTCGTTTCTAGATCCATGAGAAAATTTAATTCAAGTCCTCTCTCTTTCCACGAGAATTGGAGTTTACAACTTCTACTTTCATACACTACTTCTAACTTCAAGGGTCGAACACACCCTACAAAACTACTTATATATACAAATTATCGAGAGATTGTGACGGATTATGTTCAAGGTTTGGTAAGCATTTTTCATTCGACTTAGGATGTAGTTGAAAAACTATTTTGAGATAAATGCATTTTGATTAACTATAAAATATTGGCGTGTTTGCACATGTGATGATGTTATTATAAGCTTCTTAGAATAACAAATTCGAAGATGAGAATCAAACATTTGACTTTTAGAAAGAaaattctttttgttcttttaatcTAAACAcaataaaattatcaaagattccaaatatttcaaataaatataatttgtaaaaagaaaaatgttttaaattatcaaatatatttatcaTAAATTATTTATTGTATCATCGACTACTTAAAACATTTGATAATTAGAAACTTGGATGCTTGTTTTGTACTTCAAAGAGTTCTTATATTTGGGaaactttaattattttaagaaaGTTCCAAAACATGTATGAGCATATTTCTAATATGTTTGAGATTTTGTATCAATGTATTGCCAAGAGCCTAAGAGTAGTTTAAAGTGAAACTTAAACAAGCAATTATACATCTTAACTTGTctaacaaaattcaaaatacagtttctcaaaataaaatgtaaagaaaaaataaatgtaaaagttaaaattagaatTAAGAGATTGAGATTTACTTTGAATCAATCATCTTGACAGAAAACCaaaataatcattttttttttccttaaaaactCTTTTTATAAATTCATTAAGAACGTCTAAGACTATTTATAGTGAATATTAAGTTGGATATTTCAATAGATTTTTTTATGGAatttgaaaagaataataaagatatatcaaaataatataaacaattattttttatatctttTCCAAAAGACCTTCCAAATTTAACCAGTTacaaaaatttgaaatcaaattttTTGTTGTTATAAAATAATACAAGGTCAAGCGCAAGTTGAATATGGAGGTAGCTATGGCTGACTAACAAGTTATACTAATTTTAGCATAATTTTTGCTAATTATTGTAAAATGTTCATATTTGCTAATTTTTGATCAAATTAAGGATTGAGATAGTCTTTGTTGAGGTTGGTTGCGAGAGGTGATCATCGATGGATGAAATCGTTGAAAACAATGGGAGAGGTAAATTGGTTGTTTTAAGCTTTAACAACCTAGTTGTAAATAATTTTACGGTAGCAAAATGAATATTAAAGTAAtcgtttcttttctttttataagtatttattatttgatattttgatgagtaaataattttagaaaaattatcaaaaaatagcaaaagaattatctatctttttaatgaattttttttttttttttgattgtCATAACCTTACTCCaaatcaaattattttctttACGAGTTCTGAAATTGTATACATAACTttatttaaagataaaaaataaactttaaagaaaaaaaatatataaaagattaaaaaaatctaaaataaaaatttatccaatatgagaaaaggaaattaaataacaatgatggagaaacttaaaataaaaaaatacaaaatttttgCAAATGATTTTTGAATCACTTATTTTTACAAATGTCCTTATCCTTATCCTTAAAATCTTCCCCTTCCCAAAATGAACTCCAACAAATATGACTTAGGCGGCAGTCAcacttttttttcaatattaccAATTTAGCCCACCTTTCATTTTCCCCTTACCCAAGTTGACACTCCCATCTTTCGTCTTCTTACTCTTCTCCGGTTTTCCATTTTCCATCTTTCGTCCATACATACGCAACTCCATGTCTAAATCTTTCTCTCTCACCATTCTTCTCCTTTATCATTCCATTTGAGCAATTCCGCTGTCTGAGATCATTAGTTTTTGGAGTAACTCTAAATTTTGTGAGTCCTCTGTGGCTTGTGGTGGCAGCCACCCTTTCTTCGCCTTCCCCTTCTCTCGGTAGCTTTTTCTACGAGGAAGAGGAATCGAAAGATTCAAGCAATGTATTATCTTAATCTTTACCATTTTAATCTGTCTTCTTTTTTGCTGAAGGAGCTTCCGCTTTCGGTTTCTTAACCACTTGTCTTGTCTTTGGCGAGTTTTCTataattctctctctctctctctctctctctctctctctctctctctctctctctctctcctgtTCTGGTGTTGAAATCTTGTGATTTCTTCCTCTCACTGGTGAATTTTTTTTGTGATTGCAGCATGGGCATCAACGGATTAGAGCTTATGATTCCACCATTCTTTGCGGGTACAGGGTAAAAAGAGCAATTATTAATATATAGTAGAGGATCTTAAATTAATCCCAATCTTAATTATTTTctcaaattatatatatctaTGTGCAAGTAATAATGAAATGCACATTATAGTGAATATTGATTATTGATTGTAACGAACGAAACAGAGTAAGAGTAGCAAATGAGCTGGGAGGCGGCAATGGAAAAGGAGCCAAGTTTGCAGCCATTGTGTCATCAACAACATCATTAGTAATTGGCATTCTCTTTTGTTGTTTAATTGTAATATCTAACGACAAATTTGGTCTTCTTTTTTCCTCTACCGACATTGTTATTCAAGAAGTCAATAAACTTAGTATCCTCTTGGCCTTCACTATCCTCTTCAACAATGTCCAGCCAGTCCTCTCCGGTATGACAATTTTACTATAATGTACTAATTTGTATTTCAAAATTAACTatcttttcataaatatttaatttgcTGTGATCTAAATATATAGGAGCGGCGGTTGGAACAGGTTGGCAGTCTTATTTAACTTGTATAAATTTGGGTTGCTATTATTTCATTGGTTTGCCTCTTGGCATTTTCTGAGACTGAGACTAATTAGTTTTAGCAATTCACCATTTGAGATGCAAAATTTCACTCTCATTCCTCACTGTTCTTTTTCATTCCATAGCATATCAATCAATACAATGGATGAAGCAAGTATTCTTTTTATATGCACTGCCAGTATTCTTTTTCATCTCAAAAGAGTGACTTAGTAAAGAGTTATTTTAAACATTATCGCTTAACTTAACTTCCAAAGTTTTCTTTTCTACTTAAAGTTCTATTAAGATCCTTTCTAGCTCTTTCTCAACGTCTTGGATTAGTTTATAATCCACGAGAATTCCCTCTTTGTAGTTTGAGACTGATTAAAAGTGTTTGAATTGAGTTTTAAGGCTATTTTTGCAGGCACGACCATACTCGACCAAGATTTGTTCTATAAGTTTAGGGTACTAAGGCTAATGCTATTTTGAAGGTAAGAACCTGTTCATTGGGCATTTTTGTAGTTTGATTAAGGTTTTCCAACTAGTATTGCCTCTTAAACTTTGTTCTTATTGTTTAGGTTTTTAGGAGCACAATGAGTAGAATT is drawn from Cucumis melo cultivar AY chromosome 11, USDA_Cmelo_AY_1.0, whole genome shotgun sequence and contains these coding sequences:
- the LOC103502068 gene encoding ATP-dependent zinc metalloprotease FTSH 10, mitochondrial, with the translated sequence MIFSRLSRSLPRSSRSHNLLYGGGRSAIKSINEPIFAAPRIDSCMAEREGLLGFFRGYFAFVGSRTKFIPKETLSDLNFLIANPKLRRFFSSEAPKKKNYQNFYPKEKKEIPKGNEQKSESKGDSNTEDQGSFQEAFIKQFQNLVTPLIVIGLLFSSFSFGPREQQQISFQEFKNKYLEPGLVDHIVVSNKSVAKVFVRSSPRNQTSEVVQGSSSGAATKGHEAQYKCFFNIGSIDLFEEKLEEAQEALNIDPRDFVPVTYVSEMVWYQEFLRFVPTLLILGTIFFMGRQMRRELGVGGGGGGRGGRGIFNIGKPHITKVDKNAKNKIYFKDVAGCDEAKQEIMEFVHFLKNPRKYEELGAKIPKGALLVGPPGTGKTLLAKATAGESGVPFMSISGSDFMEMFVGVGPSRVRNLFQEARQCAPSIIFIDEIDAIGRARGRGGFSGSNDERESTLNQLLVEMDGFGTTSGVVVLAGTNRPDILDKALLRPGRFDRQISIDKPDINGREQIFQIYLKKIKLDHEPSYYSQRLAALTPGFAGADIANVCNEAALIAARSEGTQVKMEDFEAAIDRVIGGLEKKNKVISKLERRTVAYHESGHAVSGWFLEHAEPLLKVTIVPRGTAALGFAQYVPNENLLMTKEQLFDMTCMTLGGRAAEQVLIGKISTGAQNDLEKVTKMTYAQVAVYGFSDKVGLLSFPPREDSFEMSKPYSSKTAAIIDSEVREWVGKAYERTVKLIEEHKEQVAQIAELLLEKEVLHQEDLVRVLGERPFKPSEVTNYDRFKQGFVEADEKSVETPPVEAADDDGSSPLEPQVVPT